The following DNA comes from Bombus terrestris chromosome 2, iyBomTerr1.2, whole genome shotgun sequence.
AGAGTGCACGACCGCGCCAAAACTAAATATAACAGCCAGTCCTTTGTAGAATGCACCACGATTTACTCGCTGCTCTCACAGATTGGCGCGCGAGTATACCCAGAGTTATTTCGCGCTAATGATCGAGCCGACCCTTTCACGGAGAATATCCTGCGAAAAGGAGCGtgtgctttttctttttctttttctttttcgtgttAGGTCGCAATGCCGCGTTTCTACACCCTTTTACCTTCGAATACGATCGATCGTCTAAACGGAAAGAGTATTTCATATCATACGGATATAACTAAGTTTCTCTGTCTTTATCCTCGATTTTGCACAATTCGCTTTTCCAACTATAAACAATCCGGTTGGCTCGTTTGATCAAATTGCACAAGAAGATGGAAGTTATCCGGCAGATGTATTATTAGAGTGACTTGACGAATCTCTAACTAAAGATCTGCATAATAAACTATTATATAGAAAGTTATTTACAGTCTCTCTGATTAAAGGTTATTTCATGCATCGATTGCATCGTTAGAATACACGACATGGTTGATTTCTTCTAACTAGAGATAGCGAACGTTTGTCTCTTATGTTTCTACTGTATACGTTTTTGGTAACGTATTGAGAAATTGAAATGAATTTAGACAAGGCTATATTAAAACGTTAAATTCTGATTTcctattttcattttgtaagTATACGCGTTTTGTTATTTTTGATGCAACTAAACACAATGCTTTAAAgaacattatttattttgatattaatgctttaaatatttttctgttatcTCGTAATCAAATGCTTCAAAAAgcaaaaaagttataaatataaaattaaatagaaagttAAACAAATCCGTAGCACCTCGATTTCAATATTCGCCTAATTCATTACGTCTTCTTTGATTTTTCTCTcgctttaaaaatttcttttaagaaaAAACCAATTAACCATGACTTAACACGTACATAATTCATTGCATCCCTGCGCGGCAGCTAATTGTTCAATCAAGCAGATGCTACAATGAATTTCTTCAAGTTCCTTAATTTAAGCGCATTGTTAATATGCGCAGATGCATAGCACATCGGAGGGAAAATGAATCGTAATGCATGTTCAAAATATACGTCCAAGCATTCGCTAATATGTTAAAAAAAGGAATTCCACTTATCAATGGAATATTACAAAGACCAGAGAAACTGGGCTTGCTACCATAATCCATGTTAAATGGCGACTGCAGATAGTATGGATGACATGTAGATTGAAGGTTTTAGGATCTTGATCGCGTTAAAAATGATGCGGAATACGCGAAAGCTGGTCGAATAAATGCAACTCTCACGATAGCCTTTCTGAAAAGCTGAATAGAGCTTAGAGTCGTGCATAGAGAATTGGAACAACATAATCATGTTGTTCTTGATTTGTGTTCTTGATTATTGTTCATGATTTGCTGAATTACAACGAAAAGAATAATAATGAAACATTAATATGTATGTAGTAACTTAAATGGGTCTAAAATAAGGACAAGTAaggatgctttatttgttaacaagttggtatagtttgtgtatttaatcgcgataaatataatgataaagagtgacagattattcagtgataaacaataTCAACGTGTTTGTTTGGCTTGGCGGTTTTATACATCTGACCTCTTGACGAgtgctcttagaatcttcaacaaGGACTACCTCGACcttagatcatttcttggtcCTCTCGGGGAGATgacccccactacgctcggatcacgccaccgttcgcgcctatgatcacatatgtcgcattcttttgaaacaacaggccgaaatcgacgtttctagaAGTCGCTGCTTGGTGACAattatgcgctcgtcgatacattgtatgccCCTCATCGGGCAAATAAggcgatccgcctgcgacattgtaggaccgagagcgacggccagaaacgcgacccatagtaaaacctcgcagcgtaacaaagcgtacacctccctttttttttttttttttttttgatactaTATGTATAAGAAATACTCAAAAGTAATAGCAAGTATCTTTCTTATTCATATTATCTGTTACCACGAATCCACAACTCAATATTCAACATTCGGTATACCTACATACGTGAGTATATGTAGAATGCCCGTGACGCTTTTCATGCAACTTCGAAAGCTAAGATAGTTAATTGCGAAGATGGAAGCAAGTTTAGTTAGTTTTGGCAGTGGTTTCCTTACCATCTAGAATAATAGTTGAAATTGTTGAATAGTTTCGTATTTCTCGAAGACAGAGTTACCGTATTACTCTTAAATGTAGCGCACACTCTGTACTCCAGCTTATTTTCGTCGCATTCTCTCCAGATCTCAACTCGTTCGATATTTGTGCCCGAGTATCTTTCGAATCCTTCCGCGTAGAATGCCAATTGTTCGTAGATTCGTtataaaacactttaaacaaTCGTTATAtccttaatataaaataaaagttctaAGTTTCTTAATAATTAGTTATATTTCGTACTTTCTTAAAACGTACAATTTTTTTGTTTAGGTAAATTAACCCTTGGATCGAGTCGAGATGCGGATATTTCTGTTGTTGGTACCGGCGTCGAGTCCATTCATTGCACGATTGAAAATAATAACGGCGTGGTCACTCTTCACCCCATAAATGGAACTACGGCAGTCGATGGTGTATCGATAAATTCACCAGTGAGACTCGCTCAAGGTAAGACCTTGACTCAGATACGAATGACCAAGTATAAACTTTTTGTAAACCTGCTACTTGGTCAATTTACACCATCGAAATTAAACCTCgtgttttgtattttatatttgtatttggtATTTACTATTATATACTTCATGTACTTGggatatttcgtaaaatttcgtCTCCTTGTagggaaaaatgtaatttttaagtgtgtaggatataatatgaaatataaaaatctataagcctaaaaatatattaagaatattttcaGATGACTATAAATGGGAATTTAACGTTTCAGGTTGCATGCTGTCGATCGGGAGATCGAATTACATGCGCTTTAATCACCCAGCCGAAGCGAAACAATTACGATCGGTACTGCCACATTCGAGAATCTCCATGGCGCCTATAAGTTTCTCCCTACCGGACAACCAGCTGCAGGAGAACTATCATTTGGAAAGAAAACCACCGGTGGCGCCACGAAAATCACCAAGAAATTCCTGCTCGGACGAAGAAATAGGTTTCCTTGGAAAACTAACGAAATTCGAAATGTTATCGAAACAAAATAGAAACAATTGTGTCTCTCCAAAAGTGTTTCCAGCGGGTGCTATTACCACGAACGTGCCTGCCGATCAAATTCTCGGTCACTCTAGATCCTCCAGTTTAATCTCTCTAAAAAATGGCAATAATAATTCACCGTTACAAAACTTAACAAACTTGGAAAGAAGTCGTTCGAACACGCCATCCTTTAATTCATCCTCACCCGCTCATTTTCTCAATACATCTTCTCCAGGTAGCTGTTTCGCCTCTTCCTCTCCTAACTATTATAGCGATGAGAATCGTCAAAGATTGGATATCAGAACACCCAGCAGATCCAATACGCCTAATCATCAGCATCAAAATATTTCATCGCCGAATCATAATCAGATTCAAATGTATTCAACCGCGGAATCCTACCTAAAAACCTACAAACCATACTATCGAGATAGCAATAACGAGAACAACCAAAATCCTCATATCCTTCAAACGATATCGAAGAACAATGTGAATCAGGGAGGTCTTATGTCACGAAGCTTCACCTGCCAAAGGTCGAACGATCTCGACGACTTGACGACAAAGGATTTCGACATGAGTCAAAGTTTAATTGTTACCAAGACCACGACAACCGAGTATCTTCAGTTGGAAAAATTTGGTTCGAATCCTAATATTTGCAACAGTCCCAGTAACGGGAATTTTTGTGGTGGAAGTCTAAGGAGCGTGGCTGGAGCGCAGGGTTTTGGTTCGAATCCGAACATCAAGAGGATACAGCCACCGAGTCCTGCGTTTAATCGTAATCCCAAGTACAACGAGTCGAAGAGATGCTTTGGACGGGTGAAGAGCCCGACTCCTAGCACCGGAAGTGGTTGCTCGCTGGAGGAGCTACGAGAGAGACAAATTGACGCAGAGAATAAACGGAGAGAGGCGGAGAATAAAAGGAAACAGGCGCAAGAGGAGAGGCTACGAGAGCAGGAGGTCGAGAGGCAAGAGAAAATGAGACTCGAGGAAATCCTTGCCATGTGCGCGGAGTACGAGAGGCAGAGCACCGTTGAAAAGCCAAGACAACCTAATAGGTGAATgggttatttacattttttgcgAGAAGATTCGAACTTATCGCTAAACACTTGCAATTCTGTTTTAATATGTCATCTAAGACCGTAGTACGTTATGTTGCGTACATTACAAGCAACTTTAGGTTTAATCCCGCTACTCTTTTTTGGCGAAAAGTAGCTGTTTATCTTGgttgaaagaaaatagaaaaaacgaGGGCTTTCTCATGCTATAgcgatattattttcttaagGGTAAATTCTACCATAAAGTGAACTTTTTAACCCTTTTAGTGGTGACCAAAAGAATTGTATCTAAGCGAAGAATATCGAAccaatttaatgtaatttagtAAGGTTTGAGAAAGGTATcataaaaaaaagtaagaatgatatttacaaaattcaaaAAGGAACATAGAAacgaaataaagagaaaataaattaatgcaaattgtatttcaatatttgttgaaaatcGTACTAATGATGCTTAATCAAAATCGGtaggaaaaatggaaaaatcagTTTCCTTTTATAAACagtatttgcaaataaaaagaATCATTGTTTAGTCATAGTTTGATGTAAAAAACGTAATGTAAAGTATAAATACTGCGTTCttaattatttgtaacaaaatttctaatatCAAAACACAAAACTAAATGATAATCTCATGATGCGCAGTAAGCGACAGGAGGATTACTTGCTCCAAAACAAGTGATTCGTGTAGCTGGTATAACATCATTGAAATAAcattctaatattattataaacatttaaaattatcCGGCTGCTAAAAACATGTAATACTTACTTATTATTTCCAACACAAATAATTTACTTAGCTTTGATGGTTACTAATGTGTACACAGCGTAGTCCTTTATTGTACAGATTACAAATTGTGCGTGATCTTCGCACAGGTCCAACAAAAATTTTTCTCTCGCCATGTCGATGCAAGATTATTTCATGAAACATAAGGAGATATTCTGTTTTAAACAGTATTATGTAAACCTGTGATTACGGTCTCAAGCAAATCTCGTGTTGAATTTTCTTATGACACAGGCGTACATACAGCCTCAGCACGGAATATAACAAGAAGTTAAACCCATAAACGATTTTCTCAATTTGTGAAACATCATATAGGGCTTCTGCAGAGAAATTCAAccatttataacgttttataaatttattttaagataAAGTTCTCTCGTGATGCTAATAGTAAGACGCTATCGTATACGCAACGATGTATCGTTGTTCGGCACTAAAAGGATTAAGACCTTTCGCCAATCTTTTTGgcaatttttttacaaaagtcTTGTACAACTTTTTCCGTCAGCATTTTGTACATATAGTTATCCGTATTTGAGTAACAGTCacaagtttcttcttctttatttatatattacacaaaTCAATAATGATGATTATTCAATAATTagcttttaatttaaatatatatacgtacatcgCTAAAAATAGTactaaatataaaagttgtatagTTTAAAGTCTACaacatcttcattttcttttacagaATCAAAACGAATGGCTCTCTACCACGAGACAAGCGACTCGGTTATAATTCACCTTTCGACAGCCCGAAGAGTCCATCTAAAAATCAACCACACTTCTCCTTCGACACTACGAAACAATCGAATTCGGCTTCATATGAGAACGTATGTGTGCAAAATTCAAAAATCATATTCCAAAATGGTAACTCGCCGAAAAATCGTCGAAACCAGGCGACAAGTCATACAGACAATCAAACAGACAACATACAGAATCATCCACAAGCGATCACGCcgaacaacaataacaacagcCAATCCATGATGTGGCCAAACATTCATGGCAACGGGGATCATAGTTTTTGCGGTTCGATCTCACAAGTTCGTAACTCGGGTTACGAGAATACGGCAATCGATGGGTCGATGTTCAATAATAACGGTGGAAATTACACGCAGATCGTCGACCTAACGAAAGACACTTACGGAACCATCCAACTGAATGGGGCGAGGATTAACGGACAACCAAATAAGCATTCACGAAACTATGACAATTCGATAAACGGGAACATGAGCCTGTACGAGAACGTGCTGATTAATTCTGTACAGAACAACAATCAAAACAATCATTCCATGCCAAAGAAGAATGCCCAGTTATCGAAATCGTGCGAGATGATCGAGAACAAGCTGGCAATATCTAACGACGACCTTCTAGAGGCTATCGAGCAGCTTTCTATGCTTTCCAAATCCAAAGAAATTTGCACGATTCCCAAAAAAAACAATTCGGAGAAGGACAACGCGAAATCGAACGAGGCTAAGGCTGATAAAGAACGGAAGGAACTCGAAGAGGAGGACAGAAAGAAGTACATAGAGTTCCTTCAGAACGAGAAGTTACATATCCTTGGTAATATGGACGTATTAAAAAGGAGCGTCGCAGATATTGAGATCCAGGAAGAGGAAATTAGTAGGGAGGTCCGTTATTTAAATCCTTTTTCTTTCCACTGAaagatttaacaaattttaactaTGCATTCTACCAACTTTTTAAAATCGAAGATTTTCTTTCAAAAGCAAAAACGTTGTTATCATCGTTAGTGTGCAGTAGTTATCGTATCTTTCCCATTTCttatctatgaaaataatacaagaacttattttcatattattagaTAGTATATTATTAGGTTATGCACGCACTAGCGACAATTTGTCGCTCTCGCTCACATCAATGGAAAGTTCAATTTCCTCTTCTtctaataacaaaaatatcagCTTGCAGTCGCATCATCAGATGCGCACACATCCATCTAACTAAACGAATGCCATTTTCGTAAGTGACAGAACCATCGCAAGACAAATCGTCCCCAGTGACCTATACCCTTTAGCATTAAATAGTACCGACAAATGAATAATTTCGAGTTTAAAGATACAAGTGCATTCGATGGTAAGGATAATCGAGAACTCGAACCTTATCCTCTTATCTACGTTTACCTTcgagttaaaatttatttactttttcttatttcgCAATGAGATAAGGTATTACCCTTTGCTCTTCTTAGTCTTGCTCCAGCTTACTCAGTAACGTTCAAACATTCGTATATCAAgcatttctaaataataaattttagagGAAAGCAACGAACAATTATGAAAAAGCTCGTTCTCTTGTTTTTCAGGATCAAATTCCTAAAACAAAGTTTAGAACAGGTTATTAAGAAAAACAATGGTATCGTTTCTCCTATAATATTCTTTAAGCATTAATTATGTGCATTTTGTGTGTGACAGCTCGAATTAGAAAAAGCACTGCTGTCTGCAGAATACGAGTCCGAATCGTTGAAACTCAGTCAAGACGAGGGTGAGAAGATAAAAGTACAGATGCGGATAAACGAACTGGAAAGACAGATGGCCGAGGATAACACGAGTCAAGCAAATTTGCAAGCAGAAGCAAAACAGAGAGTGCAAAGGGCTCAGCAGACTTGTAACAGTTTGGAAGAGGAATTGGCGAATTGCATGGATGAAACCACGCAACAGAATATCAGCAAGAGACTCATGGCTCAGCAAGACGTCTTGGAGTCAGAAAGGAAGGCCTTTGAGGATTTGGAGTTTCATCATTTGGAAGAGGAAGCGAGCAAACTGGCAACCAGGGAAGAGTTACAGAGGTAAAAGTATTTCATGCACGATTGAGCGATTAAATTTCTTCAAATCCCTATTGGTTTTTCATCCTTGTTTTACCTTCTTTGTGATATATCttttattctcaaaaataattatatttttatattacattttgttatataattatatgataattatattatatttttattgtcaaTAAAGCTGTCTTGTATCAACTGTGCATGATCGATAGAGTCGATCAGTAACATAGAATtgattttgtagaaattttaattgttaaacTAATCCATGAAAGggtttttcttttacaaattaATGTATACTTTAGTATGCTAATTTTATGATGATTGACAATTGAGTCTAACATAGATTTGACGATGTAAATGTCTGTTTTAGATATTTGAGCGAATTGACAACCAAGATAGAGACCAGAAAGGTTCGATTGAGCCACTTGGAAGCACAGAGATCTGAAGCAAAAAGTACAGCAACTAAAGATGCAAGAAGCCTTGAAAGGCAGAAGCTAACGCATTTGAAACGGTTGGAAGAAGTTAGTGAATTTTTAGATTATTTACAAAACAAGCAGAATATTTCAGTTGTTAATGCCTGAGGTTCGtgatttttctttgatcttgtCTCTTATCGTCATAGGGTCGAAACCGAGTTAGAGCGATTAACGATGAACTGATAAAATTGGCGCAAAATGCTTGCGAAAACAGAGACGAGAAACGATCTCCGAGCAGGGAAGACTTCGACAGGATCTCCAGGGTCACTACTGACTCTCCCATTGTAAACAATCAGGGCAGCTTGGGAAGGAAGACTATCGAATCCCTCAAAGAAATTGAGAGAAATCGACAGCTTCATTTAGCCAAACAAGGTAAATGGCTTTACAAATTGTATAGCCAAATGTgttaaataacagaaaatttatttctacggacgtattgtaataaataacaaaatgaatTTTAGAGTACACAATTACGAAGAGAATTatctaacaaaatatttaaacagaCAATGAAACTTTTGAtgctattaaattattttctactttattcGTGTTACAGGCAGCCAAGTAATTTCGGAAGAAAGACGAAGAGTGGAGGAATTGAAACGAAGAGTTCAAGACGAGGTTCGGTCGCAGtgggaagaaaggaaaatgaaCTGTACCTCTTTCAACAGTGTTGAGTCAGGAGAAGAATCCTCTAGTTATTCAACGGGACCAGCAGAAAGGTAAGTCACATGCTCAATTATGCCGCCTTCATAGCCCAAATCACGCATTCCTTGCTTGTTCTCGTAATGATGCATTTACAGCTGAACGAATTTACAGATGAACGAATGCTAGTTCGCTCCCcactttaataaaattaaaaaatgatagtGAAGATGTGAATCCGTTCATTTTAATAGAGTGGAGAACGAACGAGCATTCATTCACCTGGTTTGAACGCACCATAAGAAAgtgagaagaaacgaaaattgcATGGTTTGTGTTTGATTATCGCACGACAGAATCCTGAAAGTCTGAGAGAAACAACGGAGAGACAAGTGCGTTCTGAACTTTGTGAAGCGATATTTTCCATTGTTATCTTTCTGTAAATTCTAAATATGAGTACATTGAAAAATGTATGGAATTTGAAATGATTTCACAAACATTTGCAAAGTTTACAATTCTTCGAACGATATAGATAGGTAATACGAAAACATAGATAGGTAACTGATAAGACATTTTTGAACATAGATAACATGATTGCGTAACattcaacaaatataaaaaatttaaaagtgcTCTCAGTGTTGCTTAGTTTGTAAGTGTACAGTATAGATATATTCTTTTTACGTGTGTGTACAGTATCCACGAATGACGAAATCGCCTCGTTCTGAGTGATCGTACACAATGTCACTTTAGCAATAGTGGCAGAACGTGTCTTATCTGTAGATTTAGTGATAAAAAAAAGGTCCTCGATGCAGTTAACAGAAATAGGAAGCGCGTGCGTTTTTCGATTAAAAATGATCGTTCGTAACTGTTTGACGatttcgcggggagacgcatTCGCAGTATAatgcgtcaacgagagtcgtaaattcccttCTCGATACGATAATCGACGCCAGAAACCAGCCGATCCCCTATTTCGgctaagataataggggtggtttgAATGATGTAACACTGagttaacagtttaaatgtaacTCTTTATTCCCAACAACTTTTGAAGAATATAAGCGTCCGCGAGTGATGCGTGCGGGAGATGTAGAAGTGTTTTGAGCGAAGAATTGTTAGCAAGTGATTTTCTGTGACGGTAAGGTTTATAGGGAAAACTAATGATGGGTGCTGGCTGCTCCTCACCAATGGTCGCTCGCGGGTGGAAGTGGCCCGCGAACATCACACATCCCATGTTTTACCTGAATGAGCAATAACCCTAAGAAACGTCTCGATTGAAAGATGTTTGTAGTAATTAGGGGCCTTGACAGTAaagtaaaaaatgctaaatCTTATGACGGTTCCTTAGGATTTTTGAGGGTCCGAGTAAGTATGCTTATAGAGTTGGTGGTCATCTTGATCGAAGAATGGATTATAGTATATGGTAGGGTCACAGGACTTAACAGTAACCAACagtaacaatttaatttatcgCTTTAACTAAAAGGTATAATTTGAGCTGTATACAATCACCAAGATGTCaagaacaaaatatttcacTTGGTATGCGTTAAAATATCGTgtaaatatttctgtaaatattGTCAGACACGTTTATATGTCTTCAGCATATTGTAGTATCTTGATAAACTAAATTCTGATGAATTACAGGTAAAAAACAATAAAAGTGCTGACGGGGCGAGAAAGATGGGAAATCTCGATGGGCCATATACCCGCGGCCCTTTACGGTATTGAGTAATTAAAAAAAGTGTACTTGATCATGGGTCATCCACATCTGTGGAACACATGTGCGTGAATAGGAATACCAAAACCGTGGTATGAAAGGTAGCCGTTAGTCAGTTGCGACTAGAATTGCGAGGGAGTTACGTCAGAGTTGCGAGAGAATTGCGAGGAAGCTACGAGTAGTTGCAGATTAATTGTTACTCGTGAATTGTCGAGTCGTTCTAAATTGTGAATTGTGAGTCAGTTGAGTCAAGTCGAGTTGAGAGCGAGTTCCGAGTTGGTTAATCATTAGTTGCCGAgttattatgagctgttaattGTAAGTTGCGAGTTGTGAATTATcaatttagttgtcttagttatatCACATTAGTGCATTAAATTCACGcaaaataaccatcgtttcctgtttaaatcacaataaataaatctataaaGATCACTAACCAGTGATTTCTACAATATTAATATCTCTTACGATGGATATCATGTTTGTTAACACCGATCATCAATGAGTTAGATTCTGACTAGTTTATGTTAAACattggtattttctttttttaaagaaaaaagtgaGAGCACGATTTTCGCAGGATTAAGACGTACTCAAGACGCGGCTATCCGTAACATTTAATGGACCTTTGCGTAACAAATAGTCACGAGTTTTTCCTTTGTTTGTAAATGGAACGGCTTGTGCAAGAATTACATGGCGCACGTGATCTACTCGCATCGCGTCACTTTTAATCGGGAATTCGCGAAACTGGAATCCCATCGAGAGTAAAAGGCGTCGCAGCAACCTTGATAGGTAAGAAGGAGCGACGCGAGGAAGCATCGGAATCGGCGTCGACGATCGTAGATTGTCCGGTTGATTACGCTGCCGGCAATAAAACGCTTTATCGGCCCTGCTGCTTGTCCCGCGCGTTACTTGGATACGCTTGGGTGGGGTGTTATCAAACGATACGGTATCTGTTGCAACGAGCTGCCTTTCCGCGGTTAGCTGACGCTGTTGACACGTCGTTTCCTCGTCATCTTACTCGTTGTGGTTAATGAAAGTGTACATTGAGTAGGAACTCTGGTAGTTCGGATAGACTCGATAAGATAGACGTTGCTTATTGCTAGAAGGCAGGATTTCGATGATCTAGAGATAGATagaacaaatatatattataggaATCTCGCGTGAATCAGTGAAAAATATAGAGTTCTAAGTGACAAGCTTTGTGAGTTAAACGAGAGTTGTAAATGAATGGATCTTAAGGCTTCGAGAATGTAACACGTGCATAGAGGATGGTTCTTGAGAGAAATATATGTGTTATACGGAAGCAGAACTGTTAGGAAAAGTTGAACTTTAATCATATCGAACTTTGATTCTACAGCcgagaaatttgtaaaaagtgaAATTTATCGATTTAACTTCTGCATAGCTCATATGAGCGACGGATCGCGTAGTAACTGTCTTTGATAATGAAGAAATCGTGGGACTTTAATCACGATTGTaacagaaaaatttgaaattttatttcagtgaTAAGATAAACGCAACTCGAACGAAACATATATGAATCTTATCAAATTTTACGGGTATATCGATAGTAAAATACGTCTCGTGTATTTCCTCTtcttaatttgaaaataaagcaACGAACGATTCACGAGGAATAGAGTTTCGTGATAATGAATGGAATCAGAATCGTAAATGCAATTCGAATAACGTCTGCTGCAGAAGAACGCATCGTTGCATTGTAAGATCATAACAAAGGAAGGAACATTACGATAATGCGAACACGATGAGTCCAGTGGTATAAAGATTGATTTATTTGATAGGTAGTACTCGTAAAAGTGTATTGCGTGGCTTTAAGATTTATCGTGGGACGGAATCGAGTAGAAAGTCCAAAAGATCGATCGATGACCTAAAGAAATCGTCGGTGATAAATGAAGAGACTATAGAAAACGAACACTGTGGAAAGAAGAACTATaagcaaaattaattaataaataattagagATTCTTTGTCAGAAAGCCATGTTTCAACTGCTTATTGGTATCGTAGcctattaattatttcattatattgacACCAAACTGTTTATGTATACCTATATCTGTAACGATTATTGATTTCTAAACTTCAGATTACATTGGCAGACTATAACTCTTGGTTCTCATAAGCAAACGGAGCCTTGATAACAGAGTACATATATGTTATAGAAATTACAACAAATGTGAAAGTGCCAGAGTATACTTTGACAGAATCATCTCCGTTTATAACCAtgagatttattaaaatatttttatcgactcgagtaaaagttaaaaattaaatcttatTTGGTGAGAAGAATTctgcaaaatttcaaagaaaatttaaaaaatatacgacatACGTGTAGACGCAATCTCGCAAGGTTATTCCACATGCTGATGCGTGCATTTTTCGAAGGTGAAAACGCAGTCAAGGAATCCATTAAGTCGAAGaacaaggaaaaagaaaggaaatatttatCGTTGAAGAACGTCGTGGTATCGTTTACTctagagaaaaaggagaaattgATAGTAAAATGATgcaattgaaaatttgtcagaAGTCGTGTTGAAATTGTGTTAAAGGATTTTCCTGGAGAAGGCACAGTGGTCGCGTGAGTGATCGGGAGGGTGCGAATTAAAGGGAGGAGAATGCACGAGAATGAACGCAAGGGAAGTGGGTGCGTCCGTTTTTAACGAAGCTAGGTTCAGAGGATGCAGCTTGATCACTTTTCTAACCAGCAATCGCTTTTACATTGTCAGCAAGGATTGGCTTAATACAAATTTCTATCGACCCTTGGAAACGCACTCGCGCGAATTTCGTCATCGGTACTTGTGAGTTTAGAAAGATTTTGTTTTTACAtatcttttttcttgttttcttttgtaattttcatt
Coding sequences within:
- the LOC100642833 gene encoding pleckstrin homology-like domain family B member 1 isoform X1 — protein: MDLSIFEQLRGPLSNNAAQSMATAGLEVREAGRALRVQTEAPHLVSMGSGRLSTAVTLHPLPEGKLTLGSSRDADISVVGTGVESIHCTIENNNGVVTLHPINGTTAVDGVSINSPVRLAQGCMLSIGRSNYMRFNHPAEAKQLRSVLPHSRISMAPISFSLPDNQLQENYHLERKPPVAPRKSPRNSCSDEEIGFLGKLTKFEMLSKQNRNNCVSPKVFPAGAITTNVPADQILGHSRSSSLISLKNGNNNSPLQNLTNLERSRSNTPSFNSSSPAHFLNTSSPGSCFASSSPNYYSDENRQRLDIRTPSRSNTPNHQHQNISSPNHNQIQMYSTAESYLKTYKPYYRDSNNENNQNPHILQTISKNNVNQGGLMSRSFTCQRSNDLDDLTTKDFDMSQSLIVTKTTTTEYLQLEKFGSNPNICNSPSNGNFCGGSLRSVAGAQGFGSNPNIKRIQPPSPAFNRNPKYNESKRCFGRVKSPTPSTGSGCSLEELRERQIDAENKRREAENKRKQAQEERLREQEVERQEKMRLEEILAMCAEYERQSTVEKPRQPNRIKTNGSLPRDKRLGYNSPFDSPKSPSKNQPHFSFDTTKQSNSASYENVCVQNSKIIFQNGNSPKNRRNQATSHTDNQTDNIQNHPQAITPNNNNNSQSMMWPNIHGNGDHSFCGSISQVRNSGYENTAIDGSMFNNNGGNYTQIVDLTKDTYGTIQLNGARINGQPNKHSRNYDNSINGNMSLYENVLINSVQNNNQNNHSMPKKNAQLSKSCEMIENKLAISNDDLLEAIEQLSMLSKSKEICTIPKKNNSEKDNAKSNEAKADKERKELEEEDRKKYIEFLQNEKLHILGNMDVLKRSVADIEIQEEEISRELELEKALLSAEYESESLKLSQDEGEKIKVQMRINELERQMAEDNTSQANLQAEAKQRVQRAQQTCNSLEEELANCMDETTQQNISKRLMAQQDVLESERKAFEDLEFHHLEEEASKLATREELQRYLSELTTKIETRKVRLSHLEAQRSEAKSTATKDARSLERQKLTHLKRLEEGRNRVRAINDELIKLAQNACENRDEKRSPSREDFDRISRVTTDSPIVNNQGSLGRKTIESLKEIERNRQLHLAKQGSQVISEERRRVEELKRRVQDEVRSQWEERKMNCTSFNSVESGEESSSYSTGPAESGSGSSDSAEGGTNEKLSGSKLSELTSSSPGPSNNSYSLLQNDNMRDDQRTSMEGERLSNNSGGIIDGNGSRPLSQTSSEMDTLGPLQPVKHREKAKLQRPLTRYLPIKSESLDLRHHIETAGHQLPLIHDVTVDTTSCSGYLSKMSKKFHHWNKRWFVFDRKRKTLSYYSDSSSRKARGMIYFQSIEEVYVDHMNTVRSPQPSLTFIVKTSSRLYHLMAPSPEAMRVWVDVVFTGAEGYHEFDHGI